A window of Suncus etruscus isolate mSunEtr1 chromosome 4, mSunEtr1.pri.cur, whole genome shotgun sequence contains these coding sequences:
- the LOC126007190 gene encoding disintegrin and metalloproteinase domain-containing protein 20-like: MQLLLLWLKVLIFHSGCSQILHSQEKGRPEIMIPLKIIDSDSNIKSSEWVSYSMKLDGLTEVVHIKVIKHLLARNMPVFTYTDQGALQENHPFIQNNSYYYGYIEGDPFSHVFLNICFGGFQGILHKNNTVYKLEPKLNSSTFEHLVYKLVSDEEDFPARRCGLTNEESQCEFKMIKNDKFSISKQSGYVGWWTHKRYLKLALVVGNNLYHDYGSNTTVTKNKIMTLFSRVYKDFVQLDLTIILMGIEIWTDKHHINYDLQKGPFLNAFQKWKEKTVNLRISHNVALLLCNIRAQSYDGNIFKDSVCRARWNSGVIQIKVHQNIAFTSFLLTRSVGITVGIGNDEEYCTCGQPYCIMNEEKKISYHFSNCSYSDYQKSDIDCLLMPPATEDTLGDKRCGNAVLEEGEDCDCGTISSCANDPCCEANCKLALGSVCAFGLCCRKCKFLPAGTLCRKKENDCDLPEWCNGTYHDCPEDVYVQGGISCKGDGFCYRKRCKNRQEQCRSIFGNQAKSARLNCYKDVNSKGDRFGNCGYSTSSNTPCPIKDFLCGRIQCENVNIIPQLQSHSTLISTNINGVSCWGIDYHFGSHTPDVGEVEEGTECGENHICVDRHCVPMSYFTIHCSPEKCRMRGICNNRHHCHCYSPWRPPYCYETGMGGSIDSGPPPESNLTESQEENSIESEDVKYSHICSFLPFLRFIVFLLIFIGLMLKEVI; this comes from the coding sequence AtgcagctgctgctgctctgGCTAAAGGTGCTAATTTTTCACAGTGGATGTTCACAAATTTTACACTCTCAAGAGAAAGGTAGACCAGAAATAATGATACCCTTGAAGATAATAGACTCTGACAGTAACATAAAGTCTTCAGAGTGGGTCTCTTACAGCATGAAGCTTGATGGCCTTACGGAAGTTGTCCATATAAAAGTCATTAAGCATTTGTTGGCCAGGAACATGCCAGTGTTCACTTACACAGACCAGGGTGCTCTCCAAGAGAACCACCCTTTCATCCAGAACAACAGCTATTATTATGGCTACATTGAAGGGGACCCATTCTcccatgttttcctcaatatCTGTTTTGGGGGATTTCAAGGAATTTTACATAAAAACAACACTGTTTATAAATTAGAGCCAAAGTTAAATTCAAGCACCTTTGAACATCTGGTATATAAGCTAGTCAGTGATGAGGAAGACTTTCCAGCCAGGAGATGTGGCTTAACAAATGAGGAATCTCAATGTGAATTCAAGATGATAAAGAATGACAAATTTTCTATTTCAAAGCAGAGTGGATATGTGGGCTGGTGGACCCACAAACGGTATCTTAAATTAGCACTAGTTGTTGGTAATAATTTGTATCATGATTATGGATCTAATACCACTgtgacaaagaataaaataatgactttatttagCAGAGTATATAAAGATTTTGTGCAATTGGatttaacaataattttaatgGGAATTGAAATTTGGACTGACAAACACCATATAAATTATGACCTTCAAAAAGGTCCTTTCTTGAATGCATtccaaaaatggaaggaaaaaactGTGAACCTACGCATTTCACATAATGTAGCATTATTACTTTGCAATATAAGAGCACAGTCATATGAtgggaatatttttaaagatagtgTATGTAGAGCTCGCTGGAATTCTGGTGTAATTCAGATAAAAGTACATCAAAATATAGCTTTTACTTCATTTTTGTTAACAAGATCAGTGGGTATTACTGTTGGCATTGGTAATGATGAGGAGTACTGTACATGTGGGCAACCATATTGCAttatgaatgaagaaaaaaaaatttcatatcaTTTTAGTAACTGCAGCTACAGTGATTATCAGAAGTCTGATATAGATTGTCTTTTAATGCCACCAGCTACAGAGGACACCTTAGGAGATAAACGTTGTGGAAATGCTGTGCTTGAAGAAGGAGAAGATTGTGACTGTGGGACAATTAGTTCTTGTGCAAATGATCCATGTTGTGAGGCAAATTGCAAACTGGCACTGGGGTCTGTTTGTGCTTTTGGACTTTGTTGCAGAAAATGCAAGTTTTTGCCAGCAGGTACATtgtgtagaaaaaaagaaaatgactgtgATCTTCCagagtggtgcaatggaacctacCATGACTGCCCTGAAGATgtatatgttcagggtggaattTCATGCAAAGGTGATGGATTTTGCTATAGAAAAAGATGCAAAAACCGCCAAGAACAATGTAGAAGCATTTTTGGGAACCAGGCTAAGAGTGCAAGGCTTAATTGTTACAAAGACGTGAATAGCAAAGGTGATCGCTTTGGTAATTGTGGTTACAGTACTTCATCAAACACACCCTGCCCTATAAAGGATTTTCTGTGTGGAAGGATTCAGTGTGAGAATGTGAACATAATTCCTCAACTGCAAAGTCACAGCACCCTAATTTCAACGAATATCAATGGTGTAAGTTGCTGGGGTATTGACTACCATTTTGGTTCACACACACCAGATGTTGGTGAAGTGGAAGAGGGTACTGAATGTGGAGAAAATCATATTTGTGTTGATCGACACTGTGTCCCAATGTCATACTTCACAATTCATTGCTCTCCTGAAAAATGCAGGATGCGTGGGATCTGCAACAATCGACATCACTGCCACTGCTATTCTCCTTGGCGCCCACCCTATTGCTATGAGACAGGAATGGGAGGCAGTATTGACAGTGGCCCTCCACCAGAAAGTAATCTTACAGAGTCTCAAGAAGAAAATTCAATTGAGTCTGAAGATGTCAAATACTCAcacatttgttcttttcttcctttcttgcgtTTCATagtatttcttttgattttcattGGTCTAATGTTAAAAGAAGTGATCTAA
- the LOC126007191 gene encoding disintegrin and metalloproteinase domain-containing protein 29-like, translating to MVIGEEQVRFTRQLLLLWLKVLLFHSGWSSFVLSQSHANPEVMIPLKILDSAPSKKPSEWVSYRMKFDGQEQVVHMTVTKFLLARNMPVFTYTDQGVLSQDHPFIHNNCYYYGYVQGDLLSQVSLNSCFGGFNGILQKNNTVYKVEPKLNSTTFEHLVYKLVSEKNDLPARRCGSIDHESQCEFKITKSDQLYTSKQSGFEGWWLHKRYLTIVSVVDNNLYRHTQSNTTLTNDRVLSLFNIVIANFRQLDLTITLVGIEIWTDKNHIDYLPSTKHVIPFCSWKEKTLNLRTSHQLAYLFAMIPGEASVYFVFVHSICTMSTNCANIVIKAHHPMERSALITTRAVAINVGIKLDERYCACGQDYCIMNKQLPNRAHLFSNCSYGQYYQANTHCLLRLPDTEVALEEKRCGNGKLEEGEDCDCGTINSCANDPCCEANCKLAPGAICASGLCCRNCKFLPAGTLCRKKENQCDLPEWCNGTYHECPQDVYVQSGIPCKGGGYCYGKRCKNRQEQCRRIFGQQAKSARVSCYVDVNKKGDRFGNCAYYTSSYTPCAIKDSLCGRLQCENVNSIDLLQSHSTFISTNISGVICWGIDYHFGAHTPDLGEVEEGTECGENSFCVDRRCLPVSYFTNRCSPEKCRMHGICNNRHHCHCESPWRPPFCYEAGKVGGGSVDSGPPSGSHQDGGDSTESEDSTQSEGVKHSHICYFLLLLRFMVFLLIFIGIMLKAMI from the coding sequence ATGGTCATAGGCGAGGAACAAGTAAGATTTACCAGACAGCTACTGCTGCTCTGGCTAAAGGTGCTACTTTTTCATAGTGGATGGTCCTCATTTGTACTCTCTCAAAGCCACGCCAACCCAGAAGTAATGATCCCATTGAAGATTTTGGATTCTGCTCCAAGTAAAAAGCCTTCAGAATGGGTTTCTTACAGAATGAAGTTTGATGGCCAGGAACAAGTTGTCCACATGACAGTAACCAAGTTTTTATTGGCAAGAAACATGCCAGTGTTCACCTACACAGACCAAGGTGTTCTCTCTCAGGACCATCCTTTTATTCATAACAACTGCTACTATTATGGTTATGTGCAAGGGGACCTATTGTCCCAGGTTTCCCTCAATAGCTGTTTTGGAGGATTTAATGGAATTTTACAGAAAAACAACACTGTTTATAAAGTAGAGCCAAAGTTAAATTCAACCACATTTGAACATCTGGTATATAAGCTGGTCAGTGAGAAGAATGACTTACCAGCTAGGAGATGTGGATCAATAGATCATGAATCGCAATGTGAATTCAAGATTACAAAGAGTGACCAGTTATACACATCAAAGCAGAGTGGATTTGAGGGGTGGTGGCTGCACAAGCGATATCTTACTATAGTTTCAGTGGTCGATAATAATTTGTATCGTCATACCCAATCTAATACAACATTGACAAATGATAGAGTACTTTCTTTATTCAACATTGTGATTGCTAATTTTAGGCAATTGGATTTAACAATAACTTTAGTGGGAATTGAAATCTGGACTGACAAAAATCATATAGATTATCTCCCTTCTACTAAACATGTAATACCATTCTGTAGTTGGAAGGAAAAAACTTTGAACCTACGCACTTCACATCAGTTAGCATATTTATTTGCTATGATTCCAGGAGAGGCGTCAGTATACTTTGTATTTGTACATTCAATATGTACCATGAGTACGAATTGTGCAAATATTGTGATCAAGGCACATCACCCTATGGAGAGAAGTGCACTTATAACTACAAGAGCAGTTGCTATTAATGTAGGTATTAAACTAGATGAAAGATACTGTGCATGTGGGCAAGATTATTGCATTATGAACAAACAACTACCAAATCGTGCACATCTCTTTAGTAACTGTAGCTATGGTCAGTATTATCAGGCAAATACACATTGTCTATTAAGGCTACCAGATACAGAGGTAGCCTTAGAAGAGAAACGCTGTGGAAATGGTAAGCTTGAAGAAGGAGAAGATTGTGATTGTGGGACAATTAATTCTTGTGCAAATGATCCATGTTGCGAGGCAAATTGTAAACTGGCACCGGGGGCTATTTGTGCTTCTGGACTTTGTTGCAGGAATTGTAAGTTTTTGCCAGCAGGTACATTgtgtagaaaaaaggaaaatcaatgtGATCTTCCagagtggtgcaatggaacctacCATGAGTGCCCTCAGGACGTTTATGTGCAAAGTGGGATCCCATGCAAAGGTGGTGGATACTGTTATGGAAAGAGATGCAAAAACCGCCAAGAACAGTGTAGAAGAATTTTCGGTCAGCAGGCTAAGAGTGCAAGGGTTAGTTGTTACGTAGACGTGAATAAAAAGGGTGATCGCTTTGGTAACTGTGCGTACTATACCTCTTCTTACACACCTTGCGCTATAAAGGATTCTCTATGTGGAAGGCTTCAGTGTGAGAATGTGAACTCAATAGATCTTCTGCAAAGTCACAGCACCTTCATTTCAACGAATATCAGTGGAGTCATTTGCTGGGGTATTGACTACCATTTTGGGGCACACACACCAGATCTTGGTGAAGTGGAAGAAGGAACTGAATGTGGAGAAAATAGTTTTTGTGTTGATCGACGCTGTTTACCTGTTTCATACTTCACAAATCGTTGCTCTCCTGAAAAATGCAGGATGCATGGAATCTGCAACAATAGGCATCACTGCCACTGCGAGTCTCCTTGGCGCCCACCCTTCTGCTATGAGGCAGGAAAGGTTGGTGGGGGGAGTGTTGACAGTGGCCCACCATCTGGAAGTCATCAAGATGGAGGAGATTCAACTGAGTCTGAGGATTCAACTCAATCTGAAGGTGTCAAGCACTCacacatttgttattttcttctgctcttGCGTTTCATGGTATTTCTCTTGATTTTCATTGGTATAATGTTAAAAGCAATGATCTAA